The sequence below is a genomic window from Theobroma cacao cultivar B97-61/B2 chromosome 6, Criollo_cocoa_genome_V2, whole genome shotgun sequence.
CTTGTCTTTCCTCACCTTTTTCTACATTTCTCACTTTGCAAATTCTAAAGTACAATGATTAAAGAATCTtgaaaaaaaacataaacacATATACacttgagcatggattttgaGTTATGGGGGATGAATAcgttgaaaaagaagaagactCATGAGGATTGTGCATTCGAGTTTCAAAAaagggttttgatttttagggtCATGTGTTGTTTAGTAATTGAATAGCATCTTGACATTTTGAAACGGAATATTTATTCTGAAATCTAATAGATTTGAGCTAAATGATGACAAAATGTTCAGATTTGAAtggattttataaaaaaaccaaagaaagagaaaaaaacaagagagaaaagaaacatGATCAATTAATGGGATCCACCTTTATGAGCTTTTGCGTTTGTCGACATGGAGATCACTTACAAGTCACACATTTCTCACTCATTGTCTAATTGATTCTCGTGCGTTAATGCTTTATATTCTAATCATGCGGCGGTCTGAGATGGGATAAGGTTGCTGTTTTCAGACATAGTTTTGAAAAGCAGATTGCAACGAATCAGCTTTTTGAATTTCGTGGATGAGATTAATTGGCGGAAAGTTACGAAGGGATTTTAATGTCCTAATTAAAACTCCGATATTGGTGACCTATTCTACCATTCACGCAGCAATTTGATCTTGGGACATTTTAATATCTTTCAGCCATCACGGGAGTGCTGCAGCAGACGGTTCAGCTTTGGTTTTTTTCGCTGTTAGAATTGTTGCCGTGTATATGTTACCATCAGTGGCCTAAATATCTCCAATTTTTGGGGCCGGGATAGGTTTTGAGGATCCTTTTtagtttcatttatttttattttcaatgtaACATAGAGTCTAAAGTCCTATTTGAGTTTTGGCACCCAATAATAAATTgcatacttttcaaaaaaaaattatcgaTATCTATCAAATACTATTGTGATTTGTTTCAAATAGATCAAATTAAAGCATACAAGCACATACCAAAAGGATAAAGTTATTAAAACACAAGTCACTCTAGTATAACCACATTCTATTGTCACATATAAAACATTTCAGTTTGATCCATTTTGAATTTCGATAACAAATCtacaaaaacattaaaatcacaaaaagtGTATGCAAAAACAATATCTCCaataaattttatcaaactatcaattttattaaaaatatgttactTATCCCAAATATAAGCAACAAAACTATCATTATTGGAGGGAGACACAAGAACAAAGCAGCAGGTGATTCCCATCCACTGACTATCATTCAACAAATTGAGAGGCAATGGTATCCCTACTAATTTTCCCTCACCCTGGTGACTAAACCATTCAAAGATTTCACCTCCGTCCTTCTCTTTTTTCGTTTACATTTTCCtgcttcaaaatttcaaaagtagaacgactaaatttttttttttaaaaacacaaATATACTTGAGCTCGGATTTTTTGTTATGAAAGatgaattggttgaaaaagaagaaaatgaaatgagGGAGGGTAGTGCAATTTGGTTCCAAGAAAGGGTTTTAATGTTTACTGTTATAGTAGTTTAGTAATTCAATCATGTCTTGACATTTTGAGGTgagatatttattttgaaatttaatgaatttgattttttttttttgctgagTTAAATCGAGtaaattcattaaaacttaataagaATTTACAATGGAAAGGATTCCTCAAGGAGAGGACCTAAGAGCAAATTAAAAAAGCCAATAGTTATGGCTgaagcaaaatgaaaaagaaagacataGCAGCTGGAAATAACACCACATAACAGGGGTCGAGAAGGAAAAACAACCCAGCAATGATCAAAAACAGAGGAATAGTCGCAGCAAAAGCAGAACAGTGGTCATAAAGAAGCAGAATCCATGAGAGAAGAAATCGAAATAAATTGATTTACTATGAGTAAATCAATTTGGAGATGGATACAAAAGATATACTTCTCATATGTGGTGGGGCATTTATCAATTTGGAGAAAACCATTTCAGAAaagtaatttcatcatttaatGTCTTATACTCATGGTGATTGTTTGTTAAAATTGTGCTTTAGGCTATGGTTTAATTTCCTCTAACGTAAGATTCTTCTATCGGCTTTGGGGCACCTGTCCGTGCAAATAAGAAGAGCGGTAGCTTCACTACTATTTCAGTTACATCATCAATGCTGGAATCTCTGAGAATCAAAACTTAAGATGGTTAAGGAAACTGCATACTTTTCCATTGCCATTTCATATTTGTGTGGAAGGAAATTCTGGCTTCATTGTATATTTCTCTTAAAAAAGGATTTTCTTCACTATATCAGAAATGCAACCTCATGCTTGATTATGAACCTACAGGTTGAAAGTGATGATCTTATTGCATATGGATTGATTCCTGAATTTATTGGGGGCTTTTCTATTTTAGTTAGCTTATCAGGTTTAAATGAGTATTAACTTGTTGAGGTGTGTTTTTCATTTGATCTCATGTGTATTTTGCGGTAAGGCGTTGGACTAGTATATTGTTGTGAAAAGGGTCTTTACCTTTGATCTATacttcaaaataatttcacACTTTTATATCTGTTTTaagaagataaagaaaatatgacagttaattatgaatatataGGCCCTCATGAAGCCAAAAAATGCTTTTGGTAAGCAGTACAAGAAAATGTTCAGCATGAATGGGGTAAGCTTTCCATCCTATTTTTTACTcttcaaataaaaacatagtTTTTAATTGCATTAGTTTTAGTTGGGATTTACCCTTTCAATTAGACaaggaatttttttaaaaaaaaggttacCTTTCTTGTGCTCATATACTCATGCATTTGAACAGATTCTAGACACCAAGATTGGAATCTTATGGTGTAAATGCAGTTTTGGATGATGAAGAAGCTGTTGGGTCAGCGGATGAAACAGGATGTGGAGCTAAAATTCCTTATGGTGATGGTGAGCTGGACAGGTTTCTTGCGAAAAGAACATTGAAGGATTTTGTGGTATGTTCTCCTGATGCACCCTCCTTGTAATTGTTGTCTAACTTTGAGCgtctttttattattgtttgtCCTatctttattgatttttaaagtgaaacatttgaatttcATTAAGTAAAACCTGTCAGgattaaacaattttgaaacaatttttACAGACTTTGGAGAGAAACATGATTTCGAAGGGTGTTCTAGCTGTAAGAGGACAATAATTTAGATGGAGTTAAACAATTTTGAATATCATAGGGTCCTCAGTGTTTTGGGTTCAGTATCATCTGGCGCATGGAATACAAATGCGTAATACATATTAATGGGATGTCACTGAAGCATGTTAAATTGTGTTGGTTTTATGTATATACAGTTTGAAGTCCATCTATTACACTAAAAAGTTTGAAACTGCATTATCTGAAACTGTTCTGCTTTCAAAAGatggagagaaagagaaaattaaaaaaaggttGAAGTTTGAATTTGGTTCTTCTACCTAAATTCCATCCGTTTTAGTCCTTTATCTCAGTTCTAATCAATTTAGTTTACGCATTATTTATCTAAATTCCATAGTTTATGCATTAACTTAAAAGACGTGGTATTTTGGTGATAGTCTAACAGAGTGAGGTGGATTAGTTTTTTGGTTACATGACACATATATGTCTAAAAAACATcacatttaattttgattaaataacaattaatatttttaaaaaattttaaagattaacTTTTAGTagcttttattaaaatttaaagttttttttttgtactaaTGTGTGTCATGTGGTTAAAAAAGTTCAATTAACATATTATGTCATTAACAACATAGTAACTACGAAAGTTTAACACCATTATCgatttttctttaatcaacttttaataagcttaaattcattaaaatagAGATAGAGGGATTAAAATCACTAAATTGAAATAGTATAAACATCAAATTCAGACTTCAACCTAAAAGAAATCACAGTATAGGACTTCAACTTGTAATCAAGTTGTGGTTGCattgtaattttattcaaCTATGTAAGCTTTAAGAATGATTTCTTGTGTGAAACGTTTACTTAAtttagctttttcttttctaaatgGTATGACACAGTGCTTGAAGATGTTTGTTAGTAAGGTTGGTTGGCGACCTTACGGGAGAAAAGGGTACTAGCAGAGGCCCAAGTTGTAGGAGGAAATTGGGGGGATCTTGTGAACACTATTCAAGTCATATAGTGTAAATGTAGTTGGCTATTTAGGCTTATTCGATCAAATGGTAAAGCTGGGGTGATTCCtatagaaattttaagtttgaGCCAGTGCTCTCACTTgtaccaaaaatgaaaattaaatgtgTAAATAGTAGTTCTTCATGTGTTTATCATTGTTAATCAGTCAGCAGAATTTTTGCTGGAAGATTAATctgaattttttcaaaatgctGTAGTActtttttcaaataatcaaTGATATTGTTATTGATTAATATATCtgatttttcacttttatttaattgattattattaGTGATTTACCATGAATAATGTTACAATGTAAAccatatataatatttattaaagtAACATAATATGTTTGAAAGTAGGTGACCAATTagttttattgttaattattattttagtttatgaattttttatttttaaagttgttatttatttatttggtaAGAATAAAGAGTAAAGAGTAAAtggaattgaaatattttatatataattgtcaaaattgaatataatagAAAGAATTTACTTTTTCCGTTTCATTAAATACTGTTTTGTTTGCCTATCTTTGATTGCTTTGAATTAATAAAGATTATTTGGTACATGATgtaattatttgttttaaaaacaattaccCTTACATGATCTATGAATGCAAGTTGATTAAATTTAACTCATTTGAATTTAGATGACCTGCTCAAATTTtacttgatttgattttaaaaatcaacaaatgATTCAAACACTAGCAAACAATTCATCCAAGATCTAAATTCATAATAATTGAAATCCAAATTATctaaattatcattatttaaaattgataaaatttaaatttcataataatccaaacccaaaataatcaaaacttttattattcaaaatgaTCCAACACAAAATGACTCAAGCCACTTGATTTCCATCTTATTAAACTAATAatagaaacaaaatcaatGTATGCAAATAGTTGATAAAATTTGTAAACCACATTACATGTGAAAGGAAAATCATTAGCCTCTTTTCCGTTCTTAATAGGGAAGTTAGATGGGCTCATGTATCTCTTTCATTTCACCTAGtaatggatttaaaaagggTGAGAGAATAAAGGTCAAATCTATGGAGGAAGATTAAGATAATGCACTTGAATTTATACATGAATGAAACCCATATCcaataaatatctttttctgtATTGAGTTTTTCtccattcaaaatttaaaaattttcaacccCTTTCATTTTATCACTTGCAATTTTAGCCCATATTACCATTTGAGCTCATCTATTCTTACAGGCTTGCAACTATCACAACAACAGTAATTCCCCTCTTCaaatatgatattaaaaaaaatattagacGTATATATGTTACAAATTGGTGAATATATAACTTTGAATAACTTAAatataactaataaaaatgaataaatactCAAATAAGCCTCTGAACTATATCAAGAAACTAAATTTAAGCCTTATACTCTTATGGTGTTCAAataaatttctaaatttttatttttgatcaaataaacCCCTTTCATTAACTGCTGACTAACTTTCGTTAGTCAATGGTACAATTGGCAACTTTTGATGCCACATCATCTGCCACGTGGCATGTTGATATCGAGATGACACATCAACATGCCACATGGCAAATGACAtggcataaaaaattattgactCGAAATTGGATTTTTTCCTTATCAAATgtctaaaaattattgtttagggatttgaaacaaaaaataaaaaaaacctaacTATTTCAAACTGAGCACCCTCGTTTCGTAACTGATTaccattttcttaattaaagcCATCATTCCTAACGAAGGGGGTAATAGGAGAGGTGATAGGGAACCAGCAATTTGCTTTTGTGCTTGGGAGGCAATTGGTGGATTGCGCGCTCATTGCAAACGAGGTTGTTGACATAATGAGAAATGATCGAGTGGGAGGTGTGTTCTTTAAAGTGGACTTCGAAAAAGCTTATGATATAGTGAGCTGGAGTTTTCTTGACTTCATTCTGAGCAAAATGGGGTTTAGGGCGAGATAGAGAGGGTGGATAAGAGCATGTATTTCCATTGCCAGGGTATCCGTGTTGGTTAACAGCGTACCGACACGACAATTTAGGATGAAAAGGGGATTAAGACAAGGATGTCCCTTATcaccatttttatttaattgtgtctTCTGAGGCATTTAGTGTATTGATGAGTAATGCAATGAGATTGCGATTTTGTAAAGGAATTGAGGTCGGACATAAAGGATTGGTCATCTCTCACTTGCAGTTTGTAGATGATACAGTTATTATGTGTAGACTAGAGTGGGAATTAGTACACAACATCAAAAGGATCTTGATGAGTTTCCAATTAATTTTTGGGCTGAGGATAAATTTCCAAAAAAGTAGTCTGATCGGAGTAGGAACGGAGGAAAGGTTGGTGGCTGAATGGGCGAGTAGGATTAGATGCAAAGTGGAGAAATTCCCCTCGAGGTACTTAAGCCTACCTTTGGGAGTTAGAAgtaattcaaaagaaatttggaAATTGGTGGTGGAGAAATTTGAGGCTAGACTTGCAAGATAGAAAGGCAAAATGCTCTTGATTGGAAGCAAGGTAACatgtcaaaccctattctataaaataattacgacgttatttacatgctcaatagaatgtttacatatttaggaagttcgaggagtcgttaaaagatgatattgcccctaatggtaccattaagtcaattaagcctcgaactagttcaaataggaattttaaggtgaaattaagagtttcacagttaagggatgactcaaaatggtaattcaaaattcgaggatcaatttggagtcaaaccggaattttcactatctaggggtaaaatgatcattttgcaatttgaggacaaaatggaaattttagaaaaaattttcttagCCCCATTTGACATGTTTGAGTATGATATGAGTATTGAAGTACAATTGGAAGATTTAGCaatgaaaaatatgagttttcggtatttttagagtataagggcaaaatggtaattttaccatccggaatcgaaaatttaatttttgaaaggattttgatcaaatttaattatttggagtgtgaaatgagtatgaggagtgaaaattatgcattatggcaaattttcaaattttgggacaaaaaaggtaatttttaaaaagtttggggggcaaaagtgtaattttgaaaaatttgctccaccaaaactttgaaaaaatctgaaaatttcacttaagacttggataagtcaaagggaatTCATGGTGGAAAAAGTAGGACAAGTGGATgggtagaaaaaaaaaatgaattaataaaatattcaaaatatgaataaaataatattatttcattaaactaataaaaaggcataaaaaaaaaaatcagcccataacccattcttcttcttcaacattcggccaagcaagaaacaagagagagagaggagaaaataaaaccctagccaagaaatttaaagggaaaataggtggaaattcaaaaatcaagaaaaaaaaggtaacatttcttaaatttgtcttgtgctttacctttcccatgcattttccatcatttttcatggttgaatcatgtgatttgaggatgatttgaattctggtcatatgggtttagagagagaaagttgttagataaatttgattttgagctatgttagtgtttagtgttagtttagcatgtttatgagtaaaacaacaagaaaaatatttatcttctccatgaatttccctaggccgaatctagccaatggtatgtgaggatgaggttgactttattttaagagaattgggtggaaaaatgatgaattatgaggttggaaattaaatgggaattttcggtgcaataaattgaaatttttacccactaggggtaaaagcgtaatttatagtccggactgataaattggaccaaattcacagtcattgaggtattg
It includes:
- the LOC108662406 gene encoding CLP protease regulatory subunit CLPX2, mitochondrial-like — its product is MKPKNAFGKQYKKMFSMNGTPRLESYGVNAVLDDEEAVGSADETGCGAKIPYGDGELDRFLAKRTLKDFVVCSPDAPSL